From the genome of Amycolatopsis granulosa:
CGCCGCACCCCCACCAGAGCACCGCACCGCCCACCATGGCGACCATCCTAGGCACGGAACCGCACCTACCCGCCGGTTCGACACCGCAGGTGCACCACCAGTGGGCCGTTCGGGTGAGCCGCCCACCGCCGCGCTTCCGCCCAGCCGTGCGATATGTTGTCGTTCACCCTTCGGGGGCGCGGGTGCTGACACATGGCGCCCGCCAGGGGCCGGTAGCTCAGCTGGTTAGAGCAGGGGACTCATAATCCCTTGGCCGCGGGTTCGAGCCCCGCCCGGCCCACCGGTTCTGACCAGGCGTTATGGCACGCTGCTTGATCATCTTCTTACGTCTTGTCCATTGACAGACCACCAGAGGGGACCACCCATGACCCAGCCGCCCCATGGCCACTGGCAGCAACCGCACCAGCCCTACCCACCCCAGCAGCCCTACGACCACGGCTGGCAGCCACAACCACCCCAACCACAGAACGGCATGGGCACCGCCGGGTTCGTCTGCAGCCTCGTCAGTCTCGCCGTCGGGTTCCTCCCCAGCTGGCTCTCGCTCATCGCGCTCCCGCTCGCGATCCTCGGTGTGACCTTCGGCAGCATCGGCTATGGCTACGCGAACCGCGGCATGGCGAACAACCGCGGCCTCGCACAGTCCGGCGTCGTCATCGGAATCATCGCGCTGGTTCTAATGCTCAGCGGCGTGATCATCATGCTCGTCAGCTGAAGCCGGGCCGCTCTCTCTGACGTAGCGGCCCTTGTTCTTCACCGTGATTGCGAGTCGTTCGTTGACCAGCTCGACGAGCGCGCGGTGCACAGTCGGCCTAGACACCCCGTATCGCTGCACAAGGTCGTGCTCGCTGGGTATCCGAGCGCCTGACTTCAAGCGGCCGGCGCCGCGTCGCCAGGTTCCCACCCCAGGCCCTCGGTTGGTGTCACACCACGGCCGAGGGCCGCTCCACCTGCAGGGCCTACCCCTCGCGAACACCAAGGGATTGGGCCACTCGCGCTCGACACTGACCAGCGAAACCGCTGCTGAGCACGCCGCATAGGCGTCACGGACTCATAATCCCTTGGCCGCGGGTTCGAGCCCCGCCCGGCCCACCGATTCTGACCAGGCGTTATGGCACGCTGCTTGATCATCTTCTTACGTCTTGTCCATTGACAGTTTCTGCGGCTCCGACCCACGCTTGCCCCTGAGCGAGGCAACAGCCAAGGGCGACAACCGCAAGCGCGGCAACATCCGCCAACGCGCCAAGTCCCTCCAGGTCCGCGTCTACGCCGGCATCGACCCGGTGACCGGGCGGCAGAGCTATCTCACCGAGACGGTCAAGGGCACCGACAAGGCCGCACACCGCCAGGCGCAGAAGGCCATGACGCGCTTGCAGGCACGGTCTACCGGCGGCGCGGCCCCGACTCCTCGGTCACGGTGTCCTACGCGATCGACGAGTGGCTCAAGACCGCCGACATCGAAGCCACCACCCGGCACGGCTACCTGGGCTACACGACAGTCATGGGTTCACCGTGACGGTCTGAGACCGACTGTCTCAGTGTTCCTCCGGAAAGCGAGAACTGATTGCGTTCGCGGGCAACGGCGACTTCGCATCAGGTGAATGACAACTCATCCAAGTCGATGTCGAAACCCGAGCCGTCATCATAAGGGATCACCGTCCACAGCGACTTCGCGGCCCGCCACATGATTCGCACCACCGACCAGTCCACCTCGGATCCGGTCAAGGTCAGAGTCACTACCGCGTCGGCCAACCTGATTCGACCGGTCGGTTCTGCATCGGCAACCTCAGCGATCATCGCCGCTGCCAAGGGGGACTGCGCATGAATCTCGATGTGGCAGCCGCTGGCACCGACGGTCTCGTCAGCCCGTTCGAGCATGGCCGACACCCAGGAGCCGCCAGATTCACGATCACGCAGCCGAAGGTCGATCCCCTGCTCGAGAGCCGCTGCCACTAAAGCCTCAAGCCGCCTGCTGCGCTACTTTCACGAGATGCACAGTACAGTTTTACTTGGTAAGTCATGCCGCCCTCCGGTCAGGATACGTGCCTGGCCACGTCCATGTTGAACGATACTGCTCGTGAGGCCACGTAGATTTCGCTTGCTGCTCAGCGTCGAAAAATTGTACGGAACACCGGACGCAGACTCGGGAAGCGCCGGCTTTCGCATTTCTCGCCCCTGGTCACTCGAGACGACCTCAGCCGAGCCCGCGGACGAGATCATCTCCGCTGTCCCTGACGAGAAGGGGGCGCTGCGAGCCGAGGTCCGCTCGTCCACCGGTTCGGCGTCGTCCCCCTGGCCGTGGGCGGC
Proteins encoded in this window:
- a CDS encoding DUF4190 domain-containing protein, with protein sequence MTQPPHGHWQQPHQPYPPQQPYDHGWQPQPPQPQNGMGTAGFVCSLVSLAVGFLPSWLSLIALPLAILGVTFGSIGYGYANRGMANNRGLAQSGVVIGIIALVLMLSGVIIMLVS
- a CDS encoding winged helix-turn-helix domain-containing protein: MFARGRPCRWSGPRPWCDTNRGPGVGTWRRGAGRLKSGARIPSEHDLVQRYGVSRPTVHRALVELVNERLAITVKNKGRYVRESGPASADEHDDHAAEH